A window of the Gordonia humi genome harbors these coding sequences:
- a CDS encoding enoyl-CoA hydratase-related protein, whose translation MSDELIQVEIDGHVTWLTLNRPDRLNALSDDLLEQLGDVLDATVNTDARVVVIRGAGRAFCAGYDVAPDSAEVGYAAERTPVEDRDRLLGNIELFTRIWRHPQPVIAAVHGHCVAGGAQLASMCDVTIVADDANIMTSPALPLGGGYLSPLWVHRVGGQRAKLMSMDAGRRITGAKAAEWGWAAEAVPADELHDFVRRTAHSIARTPGPLLRLKKEAVNRAVELEGLLTYARTGAETDALLHLTPEVRHVQSRIKEVGLKAAIVEFNADFDAEFGSVRGAR comes from the coding sequence ATGAGCGACGAGCTGATCCAGGTCGAGATCGACGGTCACGTCACCTGGCTGACCCTCAACCGTCCCGACCGACTGAACGCCCTCAGTGACGACCTGCTCGAGCAACTCGGTGACGTCCTCGACGCCACCGTGAACACCGACGCTCGCGTCGTCGTGATCCGCGGCGCCGGTCGTGCCTTCTGCGCGGGCTACGACGTCGCTCCCGATTCGGCTGAAGTCGGTTACGCCGCCGAACGCACACCCGTCGAGGACCGCGACCGGCTTCTCGGCAACATCGAGCTGTTCACCCGCATCTGGCGACACCCGCAGCCCGTCATCGCCGCGGTGCACGGTCACTGCGTCGCCGGAGGTGCGCAGTTGGCGTCGATGTGCGACGTCACGATCGTCGCCGACGACGCGAACATCATGACCTCGCCCGCCCTGCCGCTGGGCGGCGGCTACCTGTCGCCGCTGTGGGTACATCGCGTCGGCGGTCAACGCGCGAAGCTGATGTCGATGGATGCGGGGCGACGCATCACCGGCGCGAAGGCCGCCGAGTGGGGCTGGGCCGCGGAAGCCGTGCCCGCGGACGAACTACACGACTTCGTCCGTCGTACCGCGCATTCGATCGCACGTACTCCCGGTCCGCTGCTGCGCTTGAAGAAGGAGGCGGTCAATCGCGCCGTCGAACTGGAGGGGCTGCTGACCTACGCCCGCACGGGTGCCGAGACCGACGCCCTCCTGCATCTGACACCGGAGGTCCGACACGTTCAGTCGCGGATCAAGGAGGTCGGCCTCAAGGCGGCGATCGTCGAGTTCAACGCCGATTTCGACGCCGAGTTCGGCAGCGTCCGGGGTGCGCGATGA
- a CDS encoding cyclase family protein: MTAGTMPSYDELPELAELGVRHSWGLLPHEAGTLAFIDADQVRRAAATVTEGRAIALSEPIATFDQPLFERDALTHSVVEVGRNELEDVFDRFNPQAYSQIDGLAHVRAREFGFYGGLVDVDEARERLGMHHWAQRSICGRGVLLDVHRSRQARGEVDDPTSGSAILPDELDAVAREQGVALERGDIVLVRTGWLEAFRDLPAGCSVTTWNGLHAGEATAEFLWNSGVALLGADNPAVEDAPGSRDAGSLHRRLLPGLGLSLLELLRLDELAQACADARRWEFLFTAAPLPVHGAVSSPANAVAIL, encoded by the coding sequence ATGACCGCGGGGACCATGCCGTCCTACGACGAGCTGCCAGAACTGGCCGAACTCGGGGTGCGGCATTCGTGGGGTCTGCTTCCGCACGAGGCCGGCACCCTGGCGTTCATCGACGCCGACCAGGTCCGACGTGCCGCCGCGACCGTCACCGAAGGCCGCGCGATCGCGCTGAGCGAGCCGATCGCGACCTTCGATCAGCCGCTCTTCGAGCGCGACGCACTGACGCACTCCGTCGTCGAAGTCGGCCGCAACGAGCTCGAAGACGTCTTCGATCGGTTCAATCCCCAGGCGTACTCGCAGATCGACGGACTCGCGCACGTCCGCGCACGCGAGTTCGGCTTCTATGGCGGCCTCGTCGACGTCGACGAGGCCCGCGAACGTCTCGGCATGCACCACTGGGCGCAGCGCTCCATCTGCGGACGAGGAGTGCTCCTCGACGTGCACCGGTCCCGACAGGCCCGCGGCGAGGTCGACGATCCGACGTCCGGATCCGCGATTCTTCCCGACGAGCTCGACGCCGTCGCCCGGGAACAGGGCGTGGCGCTCGAGCGCGGCGACATCGTCCTCGTGCGCACCGGGTGGCTCGAAGCCTTCCGGGACCTGCCCGCCGGCTGTTCGGTCACCACATGGAACGGTCTGCACGCGGGCGAGGCGACCGCGGAGTTCCTGTGGAACTCCGGCGTCGCACTGCTCGGTGCGGACAACCCCGCCGTCGAAGACGCCCCCGGTTCTCGAGACGCGGGGTCGCTGCACAGAAGGCTCCTTCCGGGGCTCGGTCTGTCCTTGCTGGAACTCCTGCGCCTCGACGAGCTCGCGCAGGCGTGTGCCGATGCGCGGCGATGGGAATTCCTGTTCACCGCTGCACCGCTGCCGGTCCACGGTGCGGTCAGCTCGCCCGCCAACGCGGTCGCGATCCTCTGA
- a CDS encoding acyl-CoA dehydrogenase family protein: MTVQPLDTERDIEKFAAEAQEWLETAVPERWKNERGSMTSHEMDELRREWDFILWEGGYSGLSIPKEYGGQGLSLSEEIIFHVLAGSAQAPDGLARVGKSLVTPMLIKGGSERQRATYIPSIMNGTDVWCQGFSEPEAGSDMANIQTRARRVDGGYLLTGTKTWTSFAQHARRCFVLAQTQPEAGRYRNLSMLLVDMRDPGVSISDIRQISGAVHFAETRFDNVFVADSDRVGDDGDGWGVAMRVLGDERGGIETAARYVEIRSDVDALLAVLGGNPRYADRLRDLDIRTELVRWQLAKIADLEAAGDEARLARAGAVLKLMWSELWQDVTRLGVDHAPAADHRHWTYQYLESRAVTIYGGSSEIQRNILSERALGLPR; the protein is encoded by the coding sequence ATGACTGTTCAGCCGCTTGACACTGAGCGTGACATCGAGAAGTTCGCCGCGGAAGCCCAAGAATGGCTCGAGACCGCGGTACCGGAACGATGGAAGAACGAACGTGGCTCGATGACGAGTCACGAGATGGACGAGCTCCGTCGGGAATGGGACTTCATCCTCTGGGAGGGCGGCTATTCGGGCCTGTCCATCCCGAAGGAGTACGGCGGCCAAGGACTCAGCCTGTCCGAGGAGATCATCTTCCACGTCCTCGCGGGCAGCGCGCAGGCGCCGGACGGCCTCGCCCGAGTCGGCAAGTCGCTCGTCACGCCGATGCTGATCAAGGGCGGGAGCGAGCGCCAGCGAGCCACCTACATTCCGTCGATCATGAACGGCACCGACGTGTGGTGCCAGGGCTTCTCCGAGCCCGAAGCCGGCTCCGACATGGCGAACATTCAGACTCGTGCCCGGCGGGTCGACGGCGGCTACCTGCTGACCGGAACCAAGACATGGACGTCGTTCGCGCAGCACGCCCGACGCTGCTTCGTCCTCGCACAGACTCAGCCCGAAGCGGGGCGGTATCGCAACCTGTCGATGCTGCTGGTCGACATGCGGGATCCGGGCGTATCCATCAGCGACATCCGCCAGATCTCCGGTGCCGTGCACTTCGCGGAAACGCGCTTCGACAACGTGTTCGTCGCCGACAGCGACCGGGTGGGCGACGACGGCGACGGCTGGGGCGTCGCGATGCGTGTGCTCGGCGACGAGCGCGGCGGAATCGAGACCGCGGCTCGCTACGTGGAGATTCGTTCCGACGTCGACGCACTCCTCGCCGTCCTGGGCGGCAACCCTCGCTATGCCGATCGGTTGCGGGACCTGGACATCCGCACTGAGCTGGTGCGCTGGCAGCTCGCGAAGATCGCCGACCTCGAGGCAGCGGGCGACGAGGCCCGCCTGGCCCGAGCGGGGGCGGTTCTGAAGCTCATGTGGAGCGAGCTGTGGCAGGACGTCACCCGTCTGGGTGTCGACCACGCCCCTGCGGCGGATCACCGGCACTGGACGTACCAGTACCTCGAGTCGCGCGCCGTCACCATCTACGGCGGTTCCAGCGAGATCCAACGCAACATTCTGTCCGAACGAGCGTTGGGTCTTCCCCGATGA
- a CDS encoding acyl-CoA dehydrogenase family protein: MSTEQQETTVRYAMTTMPTDFGQTGAEGIRDLVRRATAQAPIATYAEDADSLISWAAIAGAGWDCAGIVEDGEGATTRDLIEIAREWGYGCIPQPLLPTMLAKRLSPAARASNGPVTFALAMDGDSLIPFGQLADIALVTALGGDGGALVPVGEGDDDGLDLIGRGTRTTQPVTTAMTVDAAREVALVLAAESLGGAERLLADSIEFTKQRTQFNRPVGSFQSVKHKLANAAVAVESAETALIWGSQRREHAFRSAVFAVDRCIDAAEIAVQMHGGLGFTWEAGLHYPFRKFLSTHRVTDELQRRYDGGGDDA; this comes from the coding sequence ATGAGCACCGAACAGCAGGAGACGACTGTGCGATACGCGATGACCACGATGCCGACTGACTTCGGTCAGACCGGAGCCGAGGGAATCCGAGACCTGGTGAGGAGGGCGACCGCACAGGCGCCCATCGCGACCTACGCCGAGGATGCCGACTCGCTCATCTCCTGGGCCGCGATCGCCGGCGCGGGATGGGACTGCGCGGGCATCGTCGAAGACGGCGAGGGAGCGACGACGAGAGACCTGATCGAGATCGCGCGGGAGTGGGGCTACGGATGCATTCCGCAACCGCTGCTGCCGACGATGCTCGCCAAGCGGCTGTCTCCCGCCGCACGCGCGTCGAACGGGCCGGTGACCTTCGCCCTGGCCATGGACGGCGACAGCCTCATCCCGTTCGGTCAACTCGCCGATATCGCGCTGGTGACCGCGCTGGGCGGGGACGGCGGAGCACTGGTCCCGGTCGGGGAGGGCGACGACGACGGCCTCGATCTCATCGGTCGTGGCACGCGGACCACACAACCGGTGACCACGGCGATGACCGTCGACGCCGCGCGCGAGGTCGCGCTGGTTCTGGCCGCGGAGTCGCTCGGCGGTGCGGAACGCCTGCTGGCGGACTCGATCGAGTTCACCAAGCAGCGGACCCAGTTCAATCGGCCCGTCGGATCCTTCCAGTCGGTCAAGCACAAACTCGCGAATGCCGCGGTCGCTGTCGAATCCGCCGAGACGGCGCTGATCTGGGGATCGCAACGCCGCGAACACGCCTTCCGGTCGGCGGTGTTCGCGGTGGACCGCTGCATCGATGCGGCGGAGATCGCCGTGCAGATGCACGGCGGGCTGGGCTTCACCTGGGAGGCCGGTCTGCACTACCCGTTCCGCAAGTTCCTCAGCACGCACCGTGTGACCGACGAACTCCAACGGCGGTACGACGGAGGCGGGGACGACGCCTGA
- a CDS encoding ArsR/SmtB family transcription factor translates to MGHGVEGRDRPSGRLDSDAAEHVATTLQALATPSRLLILTELRQGPRAVNDLADAIGLEQSAVSHQLRLLRNLGLVVGTRAGRSITYSLYDDHVAQLLDEAIYHSEHLRLGLVDRPRTAG, encoded by the coding sequence ATGGGACATGGGGTCGAGGGACGCGACCGGCCTTCGGGGCGGCTGGATTCGGACGCAGCCGAGCACGTCGCCACCACCTTGCAGGCCCTGGCCACGCCTAGTCGACTACTGATCCTCACCGAGCTGCGCCAGGGTCCCCGGGCGGTCAACGACCTCGCTGATGCGATTGGATTGGAACAGTCCGCGGTGTCCCATCAACTTCGCCTGCTGCGCAACCTCGGACTCGTCGTGGGCACTCGCGCCGGCCGGTCGATCACCTACAGCCTCTACGACGACCATGTCGCGCAACTCCTCGACGAAGCGATCTATCACTCCGAGCACTTACGTCTCGGGCTCGTTGATCGCCCCAGAACGGCGGGCTAG
- a CDS encoding heavy metal translocating P-type ATPase yields the protein MSASTVLDHGGIASAQGSGRALRIWSLSEMRWATAALGLFVLGLATQLAGGPAWSWWTFYVACYVCGGWEPGLAGLVALREKTLDVDLLMVAAAIGAAAIGQVTDGALLIVIFATSGALEAFATARTEDSVRSLLDLAPETATRICADGESRVPAAELVVGDVVVVRPGERVPADATVIGGAGEVDQATITGEPLPVDKAVGDEVFAGTLNGTGMLRLRVDRRAEDSVVARIAALVDEAGQTKARTQLFIEKVEQWYSIGMVVVTLAVFTIPLLVGESLQRALLRAMTFMIVASPCAVVLATMPPLLAAIANAGRHGVLVKSAVVMERLGTITRVAFDKTGTLTRGTPELAEIRSVSDDYDTDETLRLAATAEHPSEHPLARAIVRAARDRGLQLPLVDDFTARPGRGVTACAEGRSIEVCSPSALAEPCAADTAAANAIVEFHARGQTVVVILIDARPAGVAAIRDQPRRDAAVAVSACEAVTGTAPVVLTGDSAVTARQLAAQVGITDVRAGLLPDDKVGAVHELQTAGADVAVVGDGINDAPALAVADVGIAMGGAGSDLTLQTADAVVIGDELTSVPTILDLARRARRIVIANLIIASAFIAVLAVWDLAGDLPLPLGVAGHEGSTIIVGLNGLRLLRRAAWRKASPVRCS from the coding sequence ATGTCGGCGTCGACCGTGCTCGACCACGGCGGAATAGCGAGCGCGCAGGGATCTGGGCGAGCACTGCGGATATGGTCGTTGTCCGAGATGCGTTGGGCAACTGCGGCGTTGGGCTTGTTCGTGCTCGGGCTAGCGACCCAACTGGCCGGCGGTCCTGCCTGGTCGTGGTGGACCTTCTATGTGGCCTGCTATGTGTGCGGCGGTTGGGAGCCGGGATTGGCAGGGCTGGTCGCACTGCGGGAGAAGACCCTTGACGTTGATCTGCTCATGGTCGCTGCGGCGATCGGGGCGGCGGCAATCGGACAGGTCACCGACGGCGCATTGCTGATCGTCATCTTCGCGACGTCCGGAGCACTGGAGGCATTCGCCACCGCCCGCACCGAGGACTCGGTGCGCAGCCTGTTGGACCTGGCGCCGGAGACTGCCACCCGTATCTGCGCCGACGGTGAGAGCCGAGTGCCCGCCGCGGAACTCGTGGTCGGCGACGTGGTGGTTGTGCGGCCGGGGGAGAGAGTTCCCGCTGATGCGACTGTCATCGGCGGAGCCGGCGAGGTCGATCAAGCCACAATCACCGGGGAACCTTTGCCGGTCGACAAGGCCGTTGGTGATGAAGTGTTCGCCGGCACACTCAACGGCACGGGAATGCTGCGTCTGCGTGTCGATCGCCGTGCCGAGGATTCAGTGGTGGCGCGGATCGCGGCGCTCGTCGACGAGGCCGGCCAGACCAAGGCAAGAACCCAGTTGTTCATCGAGAAGGTCGAACAGTGGTACTCGATCGGCATGGTGGTGGTGACCCTCGCTGTCTTCACGATTCCACTGCTGGTCGGAGAATCGCTGCAGCGAGCGCTGTTGCGAGCCATGACGTTCATGATCGTGGCCTCGCCCTGTGCGGTCGTCCTGGCGACGATGCCGCCGCTGCTGGCGGCGATCGCCAACGCCGGGCGGCACGGTGTGCTCGTCAAATCCGCCGTGGTGATGGAACGTCTCGGCACCATCACCCGAGTGGCGTTCGACAAGACCGGAACACTGACCCGAGGGACTCCTGAGCTCGCCGAGATCCGCAGCGTCAGCGACGACTACGACACAGACGAGACGTTGCGGCTCGCCGCAACTGCCGAGCACCCCAGCGAGCACCCACTCGCTCGGGCCATCGTGCGCGCTGCTCGTGATCGCGGGCTTCAGCTGCCGCTCGTCGACGACTTCACGGCCCGGCCCGGCCGTGGGGTGACAGCGTGCGCCGAGGGACGATCGATCGAGGTCTGCTCACCAAGCGCCCTGGCCGAGCCGTGTGCGGCCGACACCGCCGCAGCCAACGCGATAGTCGAATTTCATGCACGAGGACAGACCGTCGTCGTGATTCTCATCGACGCCCGACCGGCCGGAGTCGCGGCGATCCGGGACCAACCGCGCCGTGACGCTGCCGTCGCGGTCAGCGCCTGTGAGGCCGTTACCGGCACGGCACCGGTCGTGCTCACGGGAGACAGTGCGGTGACGGCCCGCCAGTTGGCCGCACAGGTGGGGATCACCGATGTCCGCGCCGGGCTGCTGCCTGACGATAAAGTCGGTGCCGTCCATGAGCTGCAGACCGCGGGTGCCGACGTGGCCGTCGTTGGCGACGGTATCAACGACGCACCGGCCCTCGCGGTCGCCGATGTTGGCATTGCGATGGGTGGCGCCGGATCCGACCTGACACTGCAGACCGCCGACGCGGTCGTGATCGGGGATGAGCTGACTTCCGTCCCCACGATCCTCGACCTGGCCCGGCGTGCGCGCCGGATCGTCATCGCGAACCTGATCATCGCGTCCGCCTTCATCGCCGTACTGGCCGTCTGGGACCTGGCGGGCGACTTGCCGCTGCCACTGGGCGTCGCCGGTCACGAAGGGTCCACCATCATCGTTGGACTCAACGGATTGCGACTCCTGCGACGCGCAGCCTGGCGCAAAGCGTCACCTGTTCGCTGTTCGTAA
- a CDS encoding SRPBCC family protein, protein MSDSTSVTVERVIDVPVNQVFDVLSNPMRHPALDGSGFVRSVDHADRIHNVGEVFTMNMAGPHMGGEYKTDNHVTGYAKDKLLAWQTAPAGTEPPGWEWVWELESQGPDSTLVRHTYEWSRVTDKDLLDKIKFPLVSEEQLEDTLSRLAAEAATN, encoded by the coding sequence ATGAGCGATTCGACGAGTGTCACAGTGGAACGAGTCATCGACGTACCTGTGAATCAGGTCTTCGACGTGCTCAGCAACCCGATGCGCCATCCGGCGCTCGACGGATCGGGGTTCGTCCGATCCGTAGATCACGCCGACCGAATCCACAATGTCGGCGAGGTCTTCACCATGAACATGGCGGGTCCGCACATGGGCGGGGAGTACAAAACCGACAACCATGTCACCGGGTACGCCAAGGACAAGCTCCTCGCGTGGCAGACGGCGCCCGCGGGCACCGAGCCTCCCGGTTGGGAGTGGGTATGGGAGCTCGAGTCGCAGGGCCCTGACAGCACGCTGGTGCGGCACACCTACGAGTGGTCCCGCGTCACAGACAAGGACCTCCTGGACAAGATCAAGTTCCCGCTGGTGAGCGAGGAACAGTTGGAGGACACACTGTCCCGGCTGGCCGCCGAGGCGGCGACGAACTGA
- the egtD gene encoding L-histidine N(alpha)-methyltransferase: protein MMTGSGNAVLRGLWNAQPALPASCLYDRRGSLLFDEITRLPEYYPARRETEILQAAGRRIVAASAATTLVELGSGTSAKTRLLLDALPVGSTYVPVDVSAEMLAATAENLAIAYPDLTITAVEADFTDARVSLPAATGRRLVAFLGSTIGNFDDHARAAFLSRLADTLSPGDTLLLGTDLVKDTGRLTAAYNDQAGVTADFNRNVVEVLRSRYGAVGLYADDFDHVACWNPAAHRVEMKLRARRTVDAQFPSVRRRWRLPAGGDLLTEISVKFTPSMVDAEVTAAGFTPVDVWTDPAGDFQLTLCRL from the coding sequence ATGATGACCGGCAGTGGCAACGCCGTCTTGCGGGGCTTGTGGAACGCCCAGCCGGCTCTGCCGGCCAGCTGCCTGTACGACAGGCGCGGCAGCCTGCTCTTCGACGAGATAACCCGACTTCCCGAGTACTATCCGGCGCGCCGTGAGACGGAGATCCTGCAGGCGGCGGGGCGGCGGATCGTCGCCGCATCGGCGGCGACGACGCTCGTCGAACTCGGTTCGGGAACTTCCGCTAAGACCCGGCTACTGCTGGACGCCCTGCCCGTCGGCAGCACATACGTGCCCGTCGACGTCAGCGCGGAAATGCTGGCGGCGACGGCGGAGAACCTCGCCATTGCCTACCCGGATCTCACGATCACCGCGGTGGAAGCCGACTTCACCGACGCACGCGTGTCACTGCCGGCCGCGACCGGGCGACGCTTGGTGGCGTTCCTCGGCAGCACCATCGGCAATTTCGACGACCACGCTCGCGCCGCGTTCCTCTCTCGACTCGCCGACACCCTGTCCCCCGGCGACACCCTCCTGCTCGGCACCGACCTGGTCAAGGACACCGGTCGTCTCACCGCCGCTTACAACGACCAGGCCGGGGTCACCGCGGACTTCAACCGCAACGTCGTCGAAGTACTGCGTTCCCGGTACGGTGCGGTCGGCTTGTACGCCGACGACTTCGACCACGTCGCCTGCTGGAACCCGGCCGCACACCGCGTGGAGATGAAGCTCCGCGCACGCCGCACCGTCGACGCGCAATTCCCGTCGGTACGTCGGCGATGGCGGCTGCCCGCAGGCGGCGACCTGCTCACCGAGATCAGTGTGAAGTTCACCCCGTCAATGGTCGACGCCGAGGTGACCGCCGCGGGATTCACGCCGGTCGATGTGTGGACAGATCCGGCCGGCGACTTCCAGTTGACACTCTGCCGTCTGTAA
- the egtB gene encoding ergothioneine biosynthesis protein EgtB codes for MTASTTESPRPAPGGTAGLRERFAHVRALTDRLTDTLSAEDQIPQSMTDASPTKWHRAHVSWFFEEFVLRRDPSYAVYDDTFRYLFNSYYEAVGDRHPRPSRGLVTRPGVTDVTHYRRHVDAAIDSALEAGALDEEGLRLLELGCHHEQQHQELILMDLKHLFSTMPFTPGPVYIDRLPDPPTSAPPPPTWREVPGGIVQVGAPGDGFAYDNEGPVHQVLIDDVEVASRLVTNADWLEFVVDGGYRRPELWLSDGWAHRVDVGWEAPEYWQQDDAGRWSTFTLSGRRPIVADEPVLHVSFYEADAYARWAGARLPTEFEWEAAARAVADDRGELLDPKRCHPRRVGAAMIGDVWEWTASAYLPYPRFVPANGAVGEYNGKFMCDQHVLRGASAVTPPGHERVTYRNFFPARARWAFSGLRLAR; via the coding sequence GTGACCGCGTCGACCACCGAGAGCCCGCGCCCAGCGCCGGGCGGCACCGCCGGACTCCGCGAACGATTCGCGCACGTCCGTGCACTCACCGACCGGCTCACCGACACGCTGTCGGCGGAAGACCAGATCCCGCAGTCGATGACCGACGCAAGCCCGACCAAATGGCACCGCGCCCACGTGTCCTGGTTCTTCGAAGAGTTCGTGCTGCGAAGGGATCCATCGTACGCCGTGTATGACGACACCTTCCGATACCTGTTCAATAGCTACTACGAGGCTGTCGGCGACCGGCATCCGCGGCCAAGCCGGGGGCTCGTCACCCGCCCCGGCGTCACTGACGTGACGCACTATCGCCGCCACGTCGACGCGGCAATCGACTCCGCGCTCGAGGCAGGCGCCCTCGACGAGGAGGGTCTGCGTCTCCTGGAGCTAGGCTGTCACCACGAGCAACAGCATCAGGAACTGATCCTGATGGACCTCAAACACCTGTTCTCGACGATGCCGTTCACCCCGGGACCGGTGTACATCGATCGCCTGCCCGATCCGCCGACGTCGGCCCCGCCGCCACCGACCTGGCGTGAGGTGCCCGGCGGGATCGTCCAGGTCGGTGCGCCCGGCGACGGTTTCGCATACGACAACGAAGGCCCGGTGCACCAGGTGCTCATCGACGACGTCGAGGTCGCGTCCCGACTGGTCACCAATGCGGACTGGCTGGAGTTCGTGGTCGACGGCGGCTACAGGCGGCCCGAATTGTGGCTGTCGGACGGGTGGGCGCACCGCGTCGACGTCGGTTGGGAGGCGCCCGAGTACTGGCAACAGGACGATGCCGGACGGTGGAGCACCTTCACCCTGTCGGGTCGTCGACCGATCGTCGCAGACGAGCCGGTACTCCACGTGTCCTTCTACGAAGCCGACGCCTATGCCCGCTGGGCCGGTGCGCGTCTCCCCACCGAGTTCGAATGGGAGGCGGCCGCGCGCGCCGTCGCCGACGACCGCGGGGAATTGCTCGATCCGAAGCGTTGTCATCCCCGGCGCGTAGGCGCGGCGATGATCGGCGACGTGTGGGAATGGACGGCCAGCGCCTACCTGCCGTACCCCCGGTTCGTTCCCGCGAACGGGGCGGTCGGCGAGTACAACGGCAAGTTCATGTGCGATCAGCATGTGCTGCGCGGCGCGTCCGCCGTCACCCCGCCGGGTCACGAGCGTGTCACCTACCGCAATTTCTTCCCGGCCCGTGCACGGTGGGCGTTCTCCGGCCTGAGGCTGGCCCGATGA
- a CDS encoding flavodoxin family protein encodes MTELHAVALTCSLKPTPAQSSTELLAGQVLDQLSQNGVTVSAPIRVVDYDIAPGVEADMGDGDQWPEIRRALVHADILVFATPTWLGHMSSVAQRALERLDAELSATDDRNRPGMVGKVAVAAVVGNEDGAHKIIADVFQGLNDIGYTIPAQGGTYWNGESMQGVDYNDLDTTPEPTAATTATAARNATHLAAQLADRTYPPY; translated from the coding sequence ATGACTGAACTACACGCAGTAGCACTCACCTGCAGCCTGAAACCGACGCCCGCACAGTCGAGCACCGAACTCCTCGCCGGTCAGGTCCTCGACCAGTTGTCCCAGAACGGCGTCACCGTCTCCGCACCGATCCGGGTGGTCGACTACGACATCGCGCCAGGCGTCGAAGCAGACATGGGCGACGGCGACCAATGGCCGGAGATCCGCCGGGCTCTCGTCCACGCCGACATCCTCGTGTTCGCCACGCCCACGTGGCTGGGCCACATGTCGAGTGTCGCGCAGCGAGCCCTCGAGCGTCTCGACGCCGAACTGTCGGCGACCGATGACCGCAACCGACCGGGGATGGTCGGCAAGGTGGCGGTCGCCGCCGTCGTCGGTAACGAGGACGGCGCACACAAGATCATCGCCGATGTCTTCCAGGGTCTCAACGACATCGGGTACACGATCCCGGCGCAGGGAGGGACGTACTGGAACGGCGAGTCCATGCAGGGCGTGGACTACAACGACCTCGATACCACCCCGGAACCGACTGCGGCGACCACCGCGACGGCGGCCCGCAACGCCACCCATCTGGCCGCGCAGCTCGCCGACCGGACCTATCCGCCCTACTGA
- a CDS encoding CinA family protein, producing the protein MADPSTDEHARLAARVGDAARSTGRSVATAESLTGGQIACTLGAAPGSSEWYFGSIVAYVSAVKHRLLRVPDVPVISEISARTMAVTTAELLGADVVVAVTGAAGPGRQEGHNPGTVWLGIVAGDAIHTEYRDFEGTTDEIIAQTVTRALELIVLFVEAFHDLS; encoded by the coding sequence ATGGCAGATCCCTCGACCGACGAACACGCCCGCCTCGCTGCTCGTGTCGGTGACGCGGCCCGGTCGACGGGCCGGTCGGTCGCCACTGCCGAATCGCTCACCGGAGGGCAGATCGCCTGCACGCTCGGTGCGGCGCCGGGCTCGTCGGAGTGGTACTTCGGCAGCATCGTCGCCTATGTCTCCGCGGTGAAGCACCGGCTCCTCCGTGTGCCCGACGTCCCGGTGATCTCCGAGATCAGTGCCCGAACTATGGCCGTCACGACCGCGGAACTTCTCGGCGCCGACGTGGTCGTAGCTGTCACCGGCGCAGCCGGACCCGGACGCCAGGAGGGGCACAACCCCGGCACCGTCTGGCTCGGGATCGTCGCGGGCGACGCCATTCACACCGAGTACCGCGACTTCGAGGGCACTACCGACGAGATCATCGCGCAGACAGTGACGCGGGCGCTTGAGCTTATCGTCCTGTTCGTCGAGGCCTTCCACGACCTGTCCTGA